A part of Desulfomicrobium baculatum DSM 4028 genomic DNA contains:
- a CDS encoding response regulator — protein sequence MKSEHAMEEVHFADETPPQKSESDGLWKVMIVDDDDFVHKVTELTLGDYHYQNAPVRYLHAYSGAEARALLLEHPDTAVILLDVVMETENAGLEFARHVRQEANNSFVRIILRTGQPGQAPERKVITEYDINDYKHKAELSEQRLFTAITAAIRSYRDLRTIELGRLGLQEVICASAALFAAASVQDFFVLALEHILRIGRCVGPCCFENGLVALSADGQFEILESRGLPPGAGVPTARLQELYERAAREGRVLVLDQEFAARFFNSHTDQNFFFYVSFGRPLSETAQGLLHILGGNIAVALSNLFLTEEIVATQREVVLTLGEVVETRSKETAHHVKRVAEYSYVLGIKAGLSEERAHLLRMASPMHDVGKIGIPDSILFKPGKLTDEEFSIIKTHTVIGHSILKGSPRRIMRTAATIALQHHEHWDGGGYPHGLIEDETHIFGRITALADVFDALSCDRVYKKAWPLSEVLDYLREKRGRQFDPLLVDIFLENLDEIMAIRVMYPD from the coding sequence ATGAAAAGCGAGCATGCGATGGAAGAAGTCCATTTTGCCGACGAGACTCCTCCCCAGAAATCCGAGAGCGATGGACTGTGGAAGGTCATGATCGTGGATGACGATGATTTCGTGCACAAGGTCACGGAGCTGACCCTAGGAGACTATCATTACCAGAACGCCCCCGTGCGCTATCTGCACGCCTATTCCGGCGCCGAGGCGAGGGCGCTTCTGCTCGAACATCCGGACACAGCCGTGATTCTGCTCGATGTGGTCATGGAGACGGAAAACGCGGGCCTTGAATTTGCCCGGCACGTGCGCCAGGAAGCGAACAACTCTTTCGTTCGCATCATCCTGCGCACGGGTCAGCCGGGGCAGGCCCCCGAGCGCAAGGTCATCACCGAATACGATATCAACGACTACAAGCATAAGGCGGAGCTGAGCGAGCAGCGTCTGTTCACGGCCATCACCGCGGCCATCCGCTCCTACCGCGACCTGCGCACCATCGAGCTTGGCCGCCTTGGGCTGCAGGAGGTCATCTGCGCCTCCGCGGCCCTGTTCGCGGCTGCCTCGGTGCAGGATTTTTTTGTCCTGGCCCTGGAACATATCCTGCGTATCGGGCGTTGTGTCGGCCCGTGCTGCTTTGAGAACGGCCTGGTTGCGCTGAGCGCCGACGGGCAGTTCGAAATTCTGGAATCGCGCGGATTGCCCCCCGGCGCCGGGGTCCCCACGGCGCGGCTGCAGGAGCTCTACGAGCGCGCGGCCCGGGAGGGGCGGGTGCTGGTGCTCGATCAGGAGTTTGCGGCCAGATTTTTCAATTCGCACACGGATCAGAACTTTTTCTTCTACGTGTCCTTTGGTCGCCCTTTGAGCGAGACCGCGCAGGGCCTTTTGCATATTCTGGGCGGAAATATCGCCGTGGCCTTAAGCAACCTTTTCCTGACCGAGGAGATCGTGGCCACGCAGCGCGAGGTAGTGCTGACCCTGGGCGAGGTGGTCGAGACCCGCTCCAAGGAGACGGCCCACCACGTCAAGCGCGTGGCCGAATATTCCTACGTGCTGGGGATAAAAGCCGGGCTCTCGGAAGAGCGGGCGCATCTTTTGCGCATGGCCTCGCCCATGCACGACGTGGGCAAGATCGGCATCCCCGACTCCATCCTCTTCAAGCCCGGCAAGCTCACCGACGAGGAGTTCTCCATCATCAAGACCCACACGGTCATTGGTCATTCCATCCTCAAGGGCTCCCCGCGCCGCATCATGCGCACCGCCGCGACCATCGCCCTGCAGCATCACGAACACTGGGACGGCGGCGGTTATCCGCATGGCCTGATCGAGGACGAGACCCATATTTTCGGGCGCATCACCGCCCTGGCCGATGTCTTTGACGCTCTCTCCTGCGACCGGGTCTACAAGAAGGCGTGGCCGCTCAGTGAGGTCTTGGACTATCTGCGGGAGAAGAGAGGCAGGCAGTTCGATCCGCTTTTGGTGGATATTTTTCTGGAGAATCTGGACGAGATAATGGCCATTCGCGTCATGTATCCGGACTAG
- a CDS encoding response regulator, with product MTDHELQGDIVFAAEDDAGAAAQERKAWKLLIVDDEEDVHSITRMVLEGFEFEGARLEFLSAFSADEGRQALAENPDVAVMLLDVVMETPHAGLDLARQVREELGNSQVRIILRTGQPGQAPERQVIINYDINDYKSKSELTAQKLFTAVTTGLRSFRDLRAIDFSRQGLEDIIAASADLFQTDSIELFARGVLTQMTSLLHLEDSSMYLGDASGLAARDRLDDFVIIAGTGDFSSQESRLASEVLDAQEMELIRRAVHDDQCFFSRTSYAGCFGVSSGARHVLFLRLLRELTPLEQNLVQIFAANVTVAFENLQLNQEIAQTHREVIFTLGEVVENRALAGGMHVRRVAEMAWLLGRHAGLPEEDCDLLRLAMPMHDVGKVAIPDSVLLKAGPLDEIERGIMERHPRLGFDILNRSGNHIMQAAARIALEHQEAWDGSGYPVGLAGESIHIFSRIARVVDVLDSLLSQRVYKEAWSVADALAYLQDQRGRMFDPVLVDTLLAHKDEFLALRENIIQQSQDIEIAGREKKP from the coding sequence ATGACCGATCATGAGCTGCAGGGTGACATCGTGTTTGCCGCCGAGGATGACGCGGGCGCGGCCGCCCAGGAGCGCAAGGCCTGGAAGCTTCTGATTGTGGATGACGAAGAGGACGTGCACAGCATTACGCGCATGGTCCTGGAAGGGTTCGAGTTCGAGGGCGCGCGGCTCGAATTCCTGAGCGCGTTCAGCGCGGATGAAGGCCGGCAGGCCCTGGCCGAAAATCCCGACGTTGCGGTCATGCTCCTTGATGTGGTCATGGAGACGCCCCATGCGGGCCTCGACCTGGCCCGTCAGGTGCGTGAGGAACTGGGAAATTCGCAGGTGCGCATCATCCTGCGCACGGGCCAGCCCGGGCAGGCCCCGGAGCGCCAGGTCATCATCAATTATGACATCAACGACTACAAGAGCAAATCCGAGCTCACGGCCCAGAAACTCTTCACCGCCGTGACCACCGGCCTGCGCTCCTTCCGCGATCTGCGGGCCATCGACTTCAGCCGTCAGGGACTCGAAGACATCATCGCCGCCTCGGCCGACCTGTTCCAGACCGACAGCATCGAACTTTTCGCGCGCGGAGTGCTGACCCAGATGACCTCGCTCCTGCATCTGGAGGACAGCTCCATGTATCTGGGCGATGCCTCAGGGCTCGCTGCCCGGGACAGGCTCGACGATTTCGTCATCATCGCGGGCACCGGAGATTTTTCCAGCCAGGAGTCACGCCTGGCCAGCGAGGTGCTCGATGCGCAGGAGATGGAACTGATCCGCCGGGCCGTGCATGACGACCAGTGCTTTTTCAGCCGGACCAGCTATGCGGGCTGCTTTGGAGTGAGCAGCGGTGCCCGGCATGTGCTCTTTCTGCGCCTCCTGCGCGAACTCACTCCCCTGGAGCAGAATCTGGTTCAGATTTTTGCGGCCAACGTGACTGTGGCTTTCGAGAATCTGCAGCTCAATCAGGAGATCGCGCAGACCCATCGGGAGGTTATCTTCACCCTCGGCGAGGTTGTGGAGAACCGCGCCCTGGCCGGCGGCATGCATGTGCGCCGGGTGGCGGAGATGGCTTGGCTGCTGGGACGTCACGCGGGGCTGCCCGAGGAGGACTGCGATCTTCTGCGCCTGGCCATGCCCATGCACGACGTGGGCAAGGTGGCCATCCCCGACAGTGTGCTGCTGAAGGCCGGCCCCCTGGACGAGATCGAGCGCGGCATCATGGAACGGCATCCGCGCCTCGGGTTCGACATCCTGAACCGTTCCGGCAACCACATCATGCAGGCCGCGGCGCGTATCGCCCTCGAGCACCAGGAGGCCTGGGACGGTAGCGGCTATCCTGTAGGTCTTGCGGGGGAGAGTATCCATATCTTCAGCCGCATTGCGCGAGTGGTCGATGTCCTGGACAGCCTGCTCAGCCAGCGCGTCTACAAAGAGGCCTGGAGCGTTGCCGACGCCCTGGCCTACCTGCAGGATCAGCGCGGGCGCATGTTCGATCCGGTTCTGGTCGATACCCTGCTTGCCCACAAGGATGAGTTTCTGGCCCTGCGGGAGAATATTATCCAGCAGAGTCAGGATATTGAAATTGCCGGACGTGAAAAAAAACCTTGA
- a CDS encoding nucleotidyl transferase AbiEii/AbiGii toxin family protein, with translation MNAFWPHTTHELPEILDALQKIAETATELRIPFLLIGAMARDMLLEDVHDMSKERRTMDVDIGVMVGSWAEFSEFSEAMTARGFERNPVVAHRFSSDKGVVIDVVPFGGLADANGFISWPPDDNPMMRVTGFDDALRHSLRVEAGPGQVVNVVSLPGLAMLKLLAWSDRRYVSAKDAQDLALLLRLYGDFAQDRLFDSESELMERHGFDIEMAGAELLGQDIGTTVSEATAPHLFSILCGKNEGEMLNEQLGRDISRYLPGRDYLTAETILKCVLSGIELCRRK, from the coding sequence ATGAACGCTTTCTGGCCCCATACTACACATGAACTCCCCGAGATACTCGATGCGCTGCAAAAAATCGCCGAAACAGCGACAGAACTTCGGATCCCCTTCCTTCTGATAGGGGCCATGGCCCGGGACATGCTCCTTGAGGATGTGCACGACATGAGCAAGGAACGCAGAACGATGGATGTGGATATCGGAGTGATGGTCGGGTCGTGGGCAGAATTTTCAGAATTCAGCGAAGCTATGACGGCCAGAGGCTTTGAACGCAACCCCGTCGTGGCGCACAGGTTTAGTTCAGACAAGGGCGTCGTCATCGACGTCGTGCCCTTTGGCGGTCTGGCAGATGCCAACGGCTTCATTTCCTGGCCGCCAGACGACAACCCAATGATGCGCGTGACCGGGTTCGACGATGCGCTACGGCATTCTTTGCGGGTCGAAGCAGGCCCGGGTCAGGTAGTTAATGTTGTTTCCCTGCCAGGACTGGCAATGCTGAAACTGCTGGCCTGGAGCGACAGACGATACGTCTCGGCCAAAGACGCTCAGGACCTGGCTCTGCTCCTGCGCCTCTATGGCGATTTTGCCCAGGACCGACTTTTTGATTCCGAATCTGAACTGATGGAGCGTCACGGGTTCGATATTGAGATGGCCGGTGCCGAGTTGCTCGGCCAGGATATTGGAACCACGGTGTCGGAGGCAACCGCACCGCACCTCTTCAGCATCTTGTGCGGAAAGAACGAGGGCGAAATGCTGAACGAACAGCTCGGCCGTGATATCTCAAGATACCTTCCGGGCCGTGATTACCTAACTGCCGAGACTATATTGAAATGCGTTCTTTCAGGAATCGAGCTCTGCCGAAGGAAATAA
- a CDS encoding type IV toxin-antitoxin system AbiEi family antitoxin, which yields MTEKEKNLVSQAIAAASQSTGLDVAVDQSSGLATERMDCIITMRGQSGEVRLTAEVVRNLTTSNLGPVAAKVKNLRTTGLLIAPYVNRNLAENLKGMGIPFMDSSGNLFINVQPYFIYVVGQKRVEEASIAQGSAFNPMGLKVIFTLLCMPVRVSSVYRDIAEDSGVSLGTVANTLAALERSGFVVDKGDRGRILERVEELLRRWVVEYAERLRPKLLLGRFSPVEHSWRGMGGPTHFLGGETAAALLTDHLKPAVQTFYLKGELKDFAIANRLKKDPQGPVECLKAFWRFKYPWEHGHMAPPLIIYADLLASGDPRNIETAETIHERFLAPYYT from the coding sequence ATGACCGAGAAAGAAAAAAACCTGGTGAGCCAGGCTATCGCGGCAGCATCGCAGTCGACCGGCTTGGACGTCGCCGTTGACCAGTCCTCCGGCCTCGCCACGGAGCGCATGGACTGCATTATAACCATGCGTGGGCAGAGCGGGGAGGTGCGTTTGACGGCAGAGGTCGTGCGCAACCTGACCACCTCCAACCTGGGTCCGGTGGCGGCCAAGGTCAAGAATCTCCGCACAACCGGACTGCTGATCGCACCCTATGTAAACCGCAATCTGGCCGAGAACCTCAAAGGGATGGGCATTCCCTTCATGGATTCGTCAGGCAACCTGTTCATCAACGTGCAGCCGTACTTCATCTACGTCGTGGGGCAAAAACGTGTTGAAGAGGCGAGCATCGCCCAAGGTTCCGCGTTCAATCCCATGGGTCTGAAAGTTATCTTCACGCTCCTGTGCATGCCCGTACGTGTTTCAAGCGTCTATCGGGACATTGCAGAAGACTCGGGGGTTTCCCTGGGTACTGTGGCAAACACCTTGGCCGCCCTGGAGCGGTCCGGCTTCGTTGTCGATAAAGGTGACCGTGGCAGAATCCTTGAGCGGGTGGAAGAACTCTTACGGCGGTGGGTCGTGGAATATGCCGAGCGGCTTCGCCCGAAGCTGCTCCTGGGACGCTTTTCACCGGTCGAGCATTCCTGGCGCGGCATGGGCGGTCCGACTCACTTTCTCGGCGGCGAGACGGCGGCTGCGCTCCTCACGGACCACCTGAAGCCGGCCGTGCAGACGTTCTACCTCAAAGGCGAACTGAAGGATTTCGCTATCGCCAATCGGCTCAAAAAGGATCCACAGGGACCGGTGGAATGTCTGAAGGCTTTCTGGCGTTTCAAGTACCCTTGGGAGCACGGTCACATGGCTCCCCCGCTGATCATCTACGCCGACCTTCTGGCTAGCGGCGACCCGAGAAACATTGAAACGGCAGAGACCATCCATGAACGCTTTCTGGCCCCATACTACACATGA
- a CDS encoding universal stress protein — protein sequence MFNGLRFLCRFFENKSRFDLTLLCMASPDSNYCRWRAGKTQPGPATERPDMDSNWHLAREEAMRMLQWDGFPAGRIQIKSASGMICRIEDIEDEIGSETHDAVVMGRRGLNRLKDFTSKSLSRKLFERQPEIPMILCRKPDLNRKNVLLCVDDSESSNNMARFVASMLEGESHLVTLCNIISDTSDERDKATAIFNRCEEIMCKEGFDSGRLRHMIYPSDYAPRAILDNANWGKFAVVAVGTTANARKNLLFGSVSSFLFNELTDSVLWVHP from the coding sequence ATGTTCAACGGACTGCGGTTTTTGTGCAGGTTTTTTGAGAACAAGAGCCGTTTTGACCTGACCCTTCTGTGCATGGCCTCTCCGGACAGTAATTATTGCCGCTGGCGTGCGGGAAAAACCCAGCCGGGACCGGCCACTGAGCGCCCGGACATGGACAGCAATTGGCATCTTGCTCGGGAAGAGGCCATGCGCATGCTCCAGTGGGACGGATTTCCTGCCGGTCGCATCCAGATCAAGAGCGCTTCAGGCATGATCTGTCGCATTGAGGACATCGAGGATGAGATTGGCAGCGAGACCCATGATGCCGTGGTCATGGGCCGCCGTGGTCTGAACCGCCTCAAGGATTTTACCTCGAAGAGCCTCTCCCGCAAGCTCTTCGAGCGGCAGCCGGAGATTCCCATGATCCTCTGCCGCAAGCCGGACCTGAACCGCAAGAATGTCCTGTTGTGCGTCGACGACTCGGAGTCCTCCAACAACATGGCCCGCTTCGTGGCGTCCATGCTGGAAGGGGAGTCGCATTTGGTGACCTTGTGCAACATCATCAGTGACACCTCCGACGAGCGCGACAAGGCCACGGCCATCTTCAACCGCTGCGAGGAGATCATGTGCAAGGAGGGTTTTGACTCCGGGCGCTTGCGTCACATGATCTACCCCTCGGACTATGCGCCGCGGGCCATCCTCGACAACGCCAACTGGGGAAAATTCGCCGTGGTCGCCGTGGGCACAACGGCCAATGCTCGCAAGAACCTGCTTTTTGGTTCCGTCAGCAGCTTCCTCTTCAATGAGTTGACCGATTCGGTGCTCTGGGTTCATCCTTAA
- a CDS encoding hybrid sensor histidine kinase/response regulator produces the protein MSNRLNHVCAACIPCRAIFVVLAGMLFFHVWISSAFAGEVCLLGEERDEYDLRPYMEYLEDTEKTLTIKQVASARMGPQFGTPQGGHFNFGFRHSALWFRFTIQEQSAPSDGSASPRYWIFDPGWNLYATIELFVPDPDSPDGWRTYSSGHLRSVSGDQERRHFRLPSGLSAPTTCYLRVTGIRALVLSPHITTIDRAIWINDVKVLGTGLLVGFFFTMVLIHLAIYLYTGNGKFKWLVLGNLAFAGFVALTSYQHLFSIRNMPAAIMMAGLMAQGFLACVIREFLELKKYNKRINAIMLFFIYLVFAVAAGAFYLPQELQGNFSLNVAVPVSLIGAWACIASMKRDRVVSSIFLIAWAGAVVSISVYNRAAHGAFSFAHPSIIWAGFVCEGVAMSILLAYTVQTMAVQRQSAEAMAQAKSTFLASMSHEIRTPMTAILGFLNLSLQMRPEGQLRQYLLKIRTSAQHLMGIINDILDLAKIEADKMELDADPFEVEAVLRDTADILVARAFENGNELVVSVQPGLQHRLVGDSLRLKQILVNLGGNAIKFTRNGTVRLAVLRAEDGPSSEDAVTLRFQVSDTGIGIDAAVLPRLFESFVQADTSTARVYGGTGLGLNISRRLVHLMGGEIAVRSQLGQGSTFQFTAVFKTEGSAMEPAMTADQGGLKVLVAEDNPASREAMEEVSACLGLKSTFAGSAAQALQLAAAEDFDLILLDWDLPDTTGPEAVTLLRSSQRLVRVPVALMTSPARPEVESIDPARLGVEDILAKPFTASSVRDMVRRVIHNEDSPAREIGGIAAEEQRSRERARGLRVLLAEDNRVNQELISLILSQAGVLVEVAGNGIEAVLRVMDTSLPEPDVVLMDVHMPEMDGYEATRNIRRDRRFQALPIIALTTNVMAGDRQRCLEAGMNDHLGKPVDTGALFAALVKCKTANPS, from the coding sequence ATGAGTAACCGCCTGAACCATGTATGCGCGGCCTGTATTCCGTGCCGGGCAATTTTCGTCGTGCTTGCGGGCATGCTGTTCTTTCATGTGTGGATTTCTTCGGCTTTTGCCGGTGAAGTGTGCCTGCTGGGCGAGGAGCGCGACGAATACGACCTGCGGCCCTACATGGAGTATCTGGAAGACACGGAGAAGACGCTGACCATAAAGCAGGTGGCTTCCGCAAGAATGGGGCCGCAATTCGGGACGCCGCAAGGCGGACACTTCAATTTCGGCTTCAGACATTCGGCCCTGTGGTTCCGGTTTACCATACAGGAACAGTCAGCGCCTTCTGACGGGAGCGCTTCGCCTCGATATTGGATTTTTGATCCGGGGTGGAATTTATACGCCACCATAGAGCTTTTCGTGCCCGATCCGGACTCTCCCGACGGCTGGCGGACCTACAGTTCTGGCCACCTTCGCTCGGTTTCGGGGGATCAGGAACGGCGGCACTTCCGCCTCCCCAGCGGTCTGTCGGCCCCGACCACCTGCTACCTCCGGGTCACCGGCATAAGGGCGCTGGTCCTGAGCCCGCACATCACGACCATCGATCGCGCCATCTGGATCAACGACGTCAAGGTGCTCGGCACGGGCCTGCTGGTGGGCTTTTTTTTCACTATGGTGCTCATCCATCTGGCCATTTATCTGTACACCGGAAACGGCAAGTTCAAATGGCTGGTTCTGGGCAACCTCGCTTTCGCCGGTTTCGTGGCGCTCACCAGCTATCAGCATCTCTTCAGCATCAGAAACATGCCGGCGGCGATCATGATGGCCGGCCTGATGGCGCAAGGATTTCTCGCCTGCGTGATCAGAGAATTTCTGGAACTCAAGAAATACAACAAGCGAATTAATGCGATCATGCTATTTTTCATTTACCTGGTCTTTGCCGTGGCCGCCGGCGCTTTTTACTTGCCGCAAGAACTGCAAGGAAATTTTTCATTGAACGTGGCCGTGCCCGTGTCGTTGATCGGGGCTTGGGCCTGCATCGCCAGCATGAAGCGTGACCGCGTGGTTTCAAGCATCTTTCTGATCGCATGGGCCGGGGCGGTCGTATCCATTTCCGTCTACAACCGGGCTGCCCACGGCGCCTTTTCCTTCGCGCACCCGTCGATCATCTGGGCCGGATTCGTATGCGAGGGCGTCGCCATGTCCATTCTGCTGGCTTATACGGTCCAGACCATGGCCGTGCAACGCCAGTCGGCCGAGGCCATGGCCCAGGCCAAGAGCACGTTCCTGGCCAGCATGAGCCACGAGATCCGCACCCCCATGACCGCCATCCTGGGCTTTCTGAACCTGTCCCTGCAGATGAGGCCCGAGGGGCAGCTTCGCCAATACCTGCTCAAAATCCGCACCTCGGCGCAGCATCTTATGGGCATCATCAACGACATCCTGGATCTGGCGAAGATAGAGGCCGACAAGATGGAATTGGATGCCGATCCGTTCGAGGTGGAGGCCGTGCTGCGCGATACGGCCGACATCCTGGTCGCGCGGGCCTTCGAGAACGGCAATGAACTGGTGGTTTCGGTGCAGCCCGGCCTCCAGCACCGCCTGGTCGGAGACTCGCTGCGCCTCAAGCAGATTCTGGTCAACCTGGGCGGCAACGCCATCAAATTCACCAGGAACGGCACCGTTCGACTGGCCGTGCTCCGCGCGGAAGATGGGCCGTCGTCGGAAGACGCGGTCACCCTGCGATTCCAGGTGAGCGACACGGGCATCGGCATTGACGCGGCGGTCTTGCCCCGCCTGTTCGAATCCTTTGTGCAGGCCGACACCTCCACGGCCCGCGTGTACGGAGGCACGGGCCTCGGCCTGAACATCAGCCGCAGGCTGGTGCATCTCATGGGCGGGGAAATAGCGGTGCGAAGCCAGCTCGGACAGGGCTCGACCTTCCAGTTCACGGCCGTCTTCAAGACTGAAGGCTCGGCCATGGAGCCGGCAATGACTGCGGACCAGGGAGGCCTGAAGGTGCTGGTCGCGGAGGACAACCCCGCCAGCCGTGAGGCCATGGAAGAGGTCTCGGCGTGTCTGGGCCTGAAAAGCACGTTTGCCGGATCGGCGGCGCAGGCCCTCCAACTGGCGGCTGCAGAAGATTTTGACCTGATCCTTCTTGATTGGGACCTGCCGGACACGACCGGGCCCGAGGCCGTCACGCTGCTGCGCTCGTCGCAGCGTCTGGTCCGGGTGCCGGTGGCGCTCATGACCAGCCCGGCCCGGCCCGAAGTGGAGAGCATTGACCCGGCACGGCTCGGAGTCGAGGACATTCTGGCCAAGCCGTTCACGGCCTCGTCGGTGCGGGACATGGTGCGCCGGGTCATCCATAATGAAGACTCCCCTGCTCGCGAGATCGGAGGCATCGCGGCCGAGGAGCAGCGCAGCCGCGAGCGGGCACGGGGACTGCGCGTCCTGCTGGCCGAGGACAACCGGGTCAACCAGGAGCTCATAAGCCTGATCCTGTCTCAAGCCGGGGTGCTGGTGGAGGTCGCGGGTAACGGCATCGAGGCCGTGCTGCGCGTGATGGATACAAGCCTCCCTGAACCGGATGTCGTACTCATGGACGTACACATGCCGGAGATGGACGGATACGAGGCCACGCGGAACATCCGGCGTGACAGGCGTTTTCAGGCCCTGCCCATCATCGCCCTGACCACCAACGTCATGGCCGGTGACAGGCAACGGTGCCTTGAAGCGGGCATGAACGACCACCTGGGCAAGCCCGTGGACACGGGGGCGCTCTTTGCCGCCCTGGTCAAATGTAAAACCGCGAACCCTTCCTGA